A region from the Lolium perenne isolate Kyuss_39 chromosome 4, Kyuss_2.0, whole genome shotgun sequence genome encodes:
- the LOC127346701 gene encoding putative B3 domain-containing protein Os03g0621600 → MAHWKTPDEGPSKKRRVANVGHFQSDVGPDQFLRIVFKPTFNRLRIPHDFLRWFGEIPSNINVTTNTGCYWRMTTVREGNDAYIDQGWAAFAVAHQLQIGQFLVFKKVSTF, encoded by the exons ATGGCACACTGGAAG ACCCCCGACGAGGGACCGTCCAAGAAGCGAAGGGTGGCTAACGTCGGCCACTTCCAGTCGGACGTGGGGCCGGACCAGTTCCTGCGTATCGTCTTCAAGCCAACCTTCAACCGGCTACGGATCCCTCATGATTTCCTCAGGTGGTTCGGAGAAATCCCTTCGAACATCAACGTCACCACCAACACAGGCTGCTACTGGAGgatgactacagtgagagaaggcAATGACGCATACATCGACCAGGGGTGGGCGGCCTTCGCCGTCGCTCATCAGTTGCAGATAGGTCAGTTCCTCGTCTTCAAGAAGGTGTCCACCTTCTAG